A part of Aegilops tauschii subsp. strangulata cultivar AL8/78 chromosome 2, Aet v6.0, whole genome shotgun sequence genomic DNA contains:
- the LOC109783753 gene encoding protein DMP10-like gives MTTKGPAPATVMSSVANLAQLLPTGTVLAYQALSPSFTNHGKCETSNQWLTGTLVTVLAFACLFFSFTDSIVGRRDGKLYYGFATPCGFNVFNFSSEEERQEWNDLDQFRRLRLRPLDFMHAFFAAVVFLTVAFSDVGLQNCFFPDANRNTEELLKNLPMGMAFLSSFVFVIFPTKRKGIGFSDNAPPQKVVHPLN, from the coding sequence ATGACTACCAAGGGGCCTGCACCGGCCACGGTCATGTCGAGCGTCGCGAACCTGGCGCAGCTCCTGCCAACAGGCACGGTGCTGGCCTACCAGGCACTGTCCCCGTCCTTCACCAACCATGGCAAGTGCGAGACCTCCAACCAGTGGCTCACTGGGACGCTGGTCACTGTCCTTGCCTTCGCGTGCCTCTTCTTCTCCTTCACCGATAGCATCGTTGGTCGCCGCGATGGAAAGCTATATTACGGCTTTGCCACACCGTGTGGCTTCAACGTGTTCAACTTCTCCAGCGAGGAGGAGAGGCAGGAGTGGAACGATCTTGATCAGTTCCGGAGGCTCCGCCTCCGGCCGCTGGACTTCATGCACGCCTTCTTCGCGGCTGTGGTTTTCCTCACGGTGGCGTTCAGCGACGTTGGGCTGCAGAACTGCTTCTTCCCGGACGCCAACAGAAACACCGAAGAGCTGCTCAAGAATCTGCCAATGGGCATGGCGTTTCTGTCCAGCTTTGTGTTCGTCATCTTCCCCACCAAGAGGAAGGGCATTGGATTCTCCGACAACGCTCCTCCCCAGAAGGTCGTGCATCCCTTAAATTGA